Proteins encoded within one genomic window of Vulgatibacter sp.:
- a CDS encoding PKD domain-containing protein, with protein MSTARLLLPLLLLVAAAAACGGDGARAGAGGGGGGGGTGEPGWPLRFGGPLANAGADRRTLAGMPVRLDGRASQAGEEGLPITFRWTQEAGPRVVLDDPTAAEPWFVAPPIRPRQGTRLVFLLTVDDGSRTARDRVVVELVDRPEQLLPAPVAVAGADLVVRPGGRVDLGAPRTFDPACLDEGGVDGCEQQALPFAFTQVEGPPVALEGTAFEAPGYEALLTFRLDAHRRGPEPDPAACAAFGPLESEAFCTAPDFVRVLVHPEGRRLDSAPRAGLTEPAFPAQQGGLFRVTDGGRVLVRGETSDQENDRIDARGFRPLLDGAPAGRLDRDTQVIALAAGMREQTAGLVEGGWPRTVAVAFETRAARLWSAPAVALLRWEPPASSALPVAHAGDPCPSGQVCLPFVGGDTVVLDGSASSDADTAGGDLVFCWYQTFGPQVTFVEGSSCQQGVPTRRFVAPEAPAGGAPLELAFLLTVDDGGPLLGLPDTTVIQVRPNDNQPPEVVLIAPEAVDEQSIVRLDASGSFDPEGRALTFDWRQLPAAGTLPVELREPERCAEGPAGGEACVEFDAPSVTRDTPLRFQLTVADDAAVAATRIVTVLVRNSNNDPPAVDAGRDRAVRPGTEVAITGEADDPNPGENAGLRWRWTVLEGDVELAGADGPEVRFTTPETESDLDLVLELTVEDEGGAAASDRITVSVLAAGPWLSPAGDDEAHGSTAAPVATLDRALAIAAEAGFGAIHLDAGTWVVADAELSLAGVRLRGGYDAAAGWSRTGTAESRLVVPGGLHLGENAGLEQLAVAAPQQGTAAQVLRVDGAVELVAVEVDGSALGAAGAAAIRLQGGVLLATGGTIRGPASATEGSGLHCEAAARIELRSASVDGGGSGRSTGVLLGAGCGGLVQESWIVGGQGGEEAVGLDFRGGAELLLERSTLEGGAAASVTGARLRTGTLEDTILLGGEGVERIGLEVPASLGCSGQPCVVASGGRITGGTGSASGSAVGVRALAALELDGVERITGSEGDVQTATGVQLLAGGTLRSIGVLRAVVGGSAASATGLLAAGTTFVEDAGDWAAGSSSGDAICVDVRGTTTVAGATALVGSASGAGDALAIRVGPGASLSIDGALRIEGGGATGSSTGIDVQADVSGTGTLQLANAVVLASSAPTSTALRSEGDVVLHSALLRVRPGVAASASALHLEGGTASLRNLILDAGGGGADRAHLRVTAGNLPSILERVLFASDVGCGGGAAYVRTAGGSAACTLAAIASLDASWEPLVGDPLFEDAAADDYRLRSASPGVDAGTSTAAPQADVRGHLRGGDGNGDGVGGWDLGPFER; from the coding sequence ATGTCCACCGCCCGCCTCCTCCTCCCCCTGCTCCTCCTCGTCGCAGCTGCTGCAGCCTGCGGCGGGGACGGCGCACGCGCCGGCGCCGGCGGCGGCGGTGGTGGCGGCGGGACCGGGGAGCCCGGGTGGCCGCTGCGCTTCGGCGGCCCCCTCGCCAACGCCGGGGCCGATCGCCGGACCCTCGCCGGCATGCCGGTGCGCCTCGACGGCCGCGCCAGCCAGGCCGGCGAGGAGGGGCTGCCGATCACCTTCCGCTGGACCCAGGAGGCCGGGCCCCGGGTGGTCCTCGACGATCCCACCGCTGCGGAGCCCTGGTTCGTGGCCCCGCCGATCCGGCCCCGGCAGGGAACGCGGCTCGTCTTTCTCCTCACCGTGGACGACGGGAGCCGGACCGCCAGGGACCGGGTGGTGGTCGAGCTGGTGGACCGGCCCGAGCAGCTCCTTCCGGCGCCGGTTGCAGTGGCTGGCGCCGATCTCGTGGTCCGGCCCGGTGGCCGCGTCGACCTCGGCGCGCCGCGGACCTTCGATCCCGCCTGCCTCGACGAGGGCGGCGTCGACGGCTGCGAGCAGCAGGCGCTTCCCTTCGCCTTCACCCAGGTCGAGGGCCCGCCCGTGGCCCTCGAGGGCACCGCCTTCGAGGCCCCCGGCTACGAGGCTCTGCTCACCTTCCGCCTGGACGCGCACCGGCGCGGTCCCGAACCGGATCCGGCCGCCTGCGCGGCCTTCGGCCCGTTGGAGAGCGAGGCCTTCTGCACCGCGCCGGATTTCGTCCGGGTCCTCGTCCATCCGGAAGGCAGGCGCCTCGACTCCGCCCCGCGGGCGGGGCTGACCGAGCCGGCCTTCCCGGCGCAGCAGGGCGGCCTCTTCCGCGTGACCGACGGCGGCAGGGTGCTCGTCCGCGGCGAGACCTCCGATCAGGAGAACGACCGCATCGACGCCAGGGGCTTCCGCCCGCTCCTCGACGGCGCACCTGCGGGACGGCTCGACCGGGACACCCAGGTGATCGCCCTCGCAGCGGGCATGCGGGAGCAGACGGCGGGGCTGGTGGAGGGTGGCTGGCCCCGGACGGTGGCGGTCGCCTTCGAAACCCGGGCGGCGCGGCTCTGGTCGGCGCCTGCGGTGGCGCTGCTGCGGTGGGAGCCGCCGGCATCGTCGGCGCTGCCGGTGGCCCATGCTGGCGACCCCTGCCCCTCGGGCCAGGTCTGCCTGCCCTTCGTCGGCGGCGACACGGTGGTGCTCGACGGCAGCGCCTCGAGCGACGCGGACACGGCGGGAGGCGATCTCGTCTTCTGCTGGTACCAGACCTTCGGCCCGCAGGTGACGTTCGTCGAAGGGTCCAGCTGCCAGCAGGGCGTGCCGACGCGGCGCTTCGTCGCGCCCGAGGCGCCCGCCGGCGGCGCGCCCCTCGAACTCGCCTTCCTCCTCACCGTGGACGACGGCGGGCCCCTGCTCGGCCTGCCCGACACCACCGTGATCCAGGTGCGGCCCAACGACAACCAGCCGCCGGAGGTGGTGTTGATCGCGCCCGAGGCGGTGGACGAGCAGAGCATCGTCCGCCTCGACGCCTCGGGCTCCTTCGATCCGGAGGGCCGCGCCCTCACCTTCGACTGGCGGCAGCTCCCTGCGGCAGGGACGCTGCCCGTGGAGCTGCGGGAGCCGGAGCGCTGCGCGGAGGGGCCCGCAGGCGGCGAGGCCTGCGTCGAATTCGACGCGCCGTCGGTGACCCGCGACACGCCGCTGCGCTTCCAGCTCACGGTGGCGGACGACGCAGCCGTCGCCGCCACGCGGATCGTCACGGTGCTGGTCCGCAACAGCAACAACGATCCCCCTGCGGTGGACGCCGGCCGCGATCGCGCCGTGCGCCCCGGCACCGAGGTCGCGATCACCGGCGAAGCCGACGATCCCAACCCCGGCGAGAACGCGGGACTCCGCTGGCGCTGGACCGTGCTCGAGGGGGACGTGGAGCTCGCCGGCGCCGACGGGCCGGAGGTGCGCTTCACCACCCCCGAAACAGAAAGCGATCTCGACCTCGTCCTCGAGCTCACCGTCGAGGACGAGGGGGGCGCTGCAGCGAGCGATCGGATCACCGTCTCGGTCCTCGCCGCAGGCCCCTGGCTCTCCCCCGCCGGCGACGACGAGGCCCACGGCTCCACCGCGGCGCCAGTCGCCACCCTCGACCGGGCCCTCGCCATCGCGGCGGAGGCGGGCTTCGGCGCGATCCACCTCGACGCCGGGACGTGGGTCGTGGCGGACGCGGAGCTCTCCCTCGCCGGCGTCCGTCTCCGCGGCGGTTACGACGCTGCCGCGGGCTGGTCGCGGACCGGCACCGCGGAGTCGCGCCTCGTCGTCCCGGGTGGCCTGCACCTCGGCGAGAACGCCGGCCTCGAGCAGCTCGCCGTCGCTGCGCCGCAGCAGGGCACCGCGGCGCAGGTGCTGCGGGTGGACGGCGCCGTCGAGCTCGTCGCGGTCGAGGTCGACGGCAGCGCGCTCGGCGCTGCAGGGGCAGCGGCGATCCGGCTGCAGGGCGGCGTCCTCCTCGCCACCGGCGGAACGATCCGCGGTCCCGCCTCCGCCACCGAAGGCAGCGGCCTCCACTGCGAAGCCGCCGCGCGGATCGAGCTGCGCTCCGCCTCGGTGGACGGCGGCGGCAGCGGGCGCAGCACCGGCGTCCTCCTCGGGGCGGGCTGCGGCGGCCTCGTGCAGGAGAGCTGGATCGTCGGCGGCCAGGGTGGCGAGGAGGCGGTGGGCCTCGATTTCCGTGGCGGCGCCGAGCTGCTGCTCGAGCGATCCACCCTCGAGGGCGGCGCCGCAGCAAGCGTCACCGGCGCTCGGCTCCGCACCGGCACGCTCGAGGACACCATCCTCCTCGGCGGCGAGGGCGTGGAGCGGATCGGCCTCGAGGTCCCCGCGTCGCTCGGCTGCTCCGGCCAACCCTGCGTCGTCGCCAGCGGCGGGCGGATCACCGGCGGCACCGGCAGCGCGAGCGGCAGCGCCGTCGGCGTGCGGGCCCTCGCAGCGCTGGAGCTGGACGGCGTCGAGCGGATCACCGGCAGCGAAGGCGACGTGCAGACCGCCACCGGCGTGCAGCTGCTCGCAGGCGGGACCTTGCGTTCCATCGGTGTGCTGCGGGCCGTCGTCGGCGGGAGCGCCGCCAGCGCCACCGGCCTCCTCGCAGCCGGGACGACCTTCGTCGAGGACGCAGGCGATTGGGCAGCAGGCAGCAGCAGCGGCGACGCGATCTGCGTCGACGTCCGCGGCACCACCACGGTCGCCGGGGCCACCGCCCTCGTCGGCAGCGCTTCGGGTGCAGGAGACGCCCTGGCGATCCGGGTGGGGCCCGGCGCTTCGCTCTCCATCGACGGGGCGCTGCGGATCGAGGGCGGCGGCGCCACGGGGAGCAGCACCGGCATCGACGTCCAGGCGGACGTGAGCGGCACCGGCACGCTGCAGCTCGCGAACGCCGTGGTCCTCGCCAGCAGCGCCCCCACCAGCACCGCGTTGCGGAGCGAGGGCGACGTGGTGCTCCACTCCGCGCTGCTGCGCGTTCGCCCTGGCGTCGCCGCCAGCGCGAGCGCCCTGCACCTCGAAGGCGGCACCGCCTCGCTGCGCAACCTGATCCTCGACGCGGGCGGCGGCGGAGCGGACCGGGCCCACCTCCGGGTCACGGCAGGGAACCTGCCCTCGATCCTGGAGCGGGTGCTCTTCGCCAGCGACGTGGGCTGTGGCGGCGGCGCTGCCTACGTGCGCACCGCCGGTGGTTCCGCTGCCTGCACGCTCGCGGCGATCGCCTCTCTCGATGCGAGCTGGGAGCCGCTCGTCGGCGACCCGCTCTTCGAGGACGCCGCTGCAGACGACTACCGGCTGCGCAGCGCCAGCCCCGGCGTCGATGCGGGCACCAGCACCGCCGCACCCCAGGCCGACGTGCGCGGCCATCTGCGGGGCGGCGACGGCAACGGCGACGGCGTCGGCGGCTGGGATCTCGGCCCGTTCGAACGCTGA
- a CDS encoding class I SAM-dependent methyltransferase, with translation MPEAERKAVTAVVSAPSQAPSQENTAVRVAEAERSRVAYPLCGADGTPWFESYFGADYGLLYPDKDAASGDAEAKAIVAALAMRPGARVLDVGCGTGRHAIALARRGCAVTALDRSAALLGAAAAARDEAGVALELRLGDMRTLPLPGAQRYDAVLSLFTSFGYFSDGENEAVAKGMAASLLPGGRLLLDLNNRELLEKAHGTRTWTERPGGYLLDEFAYDADARRFLGNRILLTEGRERRYPFDHRAYSEPEIRALLKRSGLRVLAVYGSLERTPFNARASRMVVLAEKP, from the coding sequence ATGCCCGAAGCAGAGCGCAAGGCGGTGACGGCGGTGGTCTCGGCTCCTTCCCAGGCTCCCTCGCAGGAGAACACGGCGGTGCGGGTGGCGGAGGCCGAGCGCTCCCGGGTCGCCTATCCGCTCTGCGGCGCCGACGGCACGCCCTGGTTCGAGTCCTACTTCGGCGCGGACTACGGCCTCCTCTATCCCGACAAGGATGCAGCCTCCGGCGACGCCGAGGCGAAGGCGATCGTCGCCGCGCTGGCGATGCGTCCGGGCGCGAGGGTCCTCGACGTGGGCTGCGGCACCGGCCGCCACGCGATCGCCCTCGCCAGGCGCGGCTGCGCCGTGACCGCCCTCGATCGCTCCGCCGCGCTCCTCGGCGCAGCCGCTGCCGCCCGCGACGAGGCCGGCGTGGCGCTCGAGCTCCGCCTCGGCGACATGCGGACCCTGCCGCTTCCCGGCGCGCAGCGCTACGACGCGGTGCTCTCCCTCTTCACCTCGTTCGGCTATTTCTCCGACGGGGAGAACGAGGCGGTGGCCAAGGGGATGGCGGCGTCGCTGCTTCCCGGCGGCCGCCTGCTCCTCGACCTCAACAACCGGGAGCTGCTGGAGAAGGCGCACGGAACCCGCACCTGGACCGAGCGCCCCGGCGGCTACCTTCTCGACGAGTTCGCCTACGACGCGGACGCCCGGCGCTTCCTCGGCAACCGGATCCTCCTCACCGAAGGGCGCGAGCGGCGGTATCCGTTCGACCACCGCGCCTATTCGGAGCCGGAGATCCGCGCGCTGCTGAAGCGGTCCGGGCTGCGGGTGCTGGCGGTGTACGGCTCCCTGGAGCGCACGCCGTTCAACGCCCGCGCCTCGCGCATGGTGGTCCTCGCAGAAAAGCCGTAG
- a CDS encoding MXAN_5187 C-terminal domain-containing protein yields the protein MSSRLLILALTLVAVAIGGVNLSLTAPDAVRAVHNQLDGQLARAAKAVPGALQATSERGLALAADVAADEAVAEALATAARQNGKPDQTLLDRVIGAADATAEKRGEHEVRHLVAVATGTGAAVFRQGTGNEFAAEAGVPLVKEALGGSRGSVVTSLGDAVYRLAAAPVGAGGAPVGAVAVGFPLDDSFANGLRDTLGADVTVMYGGKVVATSLGAEERGLLPAASAGVSPGAGYGFGELPEETYSLFGLVDLPLFASDSTAARARLLKVPGLEGADVVLSTPTTASLAPVADGQKTTVLLTGVVLVLGLLFTGLARNRGGGYEAEDVEGLADVTERAAGGDATARAAEFLPGDLGRLARAINKLAARTRTPAVAAAAAAPAPAVEAEAAPAAAAALADQFPFGGAEAARTEEAAEEPAQADATEPAAPAHEPTPGPAALASAPSAGPVGAITAGPNADPDFFEAPAPQRQTLAWDRPNTVQPGTDVLGNPVTAGPAAPAARESDFSGLNEAPRQSAGPQGDADAFAQALHQAGQSAEAPFNPDATIVAAVPEALLRATSKAAAPARPAAAPVDPDEAHFQLVYREFLATRERCGETIGGLTWEKFLAKLQKNREQLVAKYGCRTVRFTVYVKDGKAALKATPVRD from the coding sequence ATGTCCTCCCGTCTGCTCATCCTCGCGCTGACCCTGGTGGCAGTCGCCATCGGCGGCGTGAACCTCTCGCTCACCGCTCCCGATGCGGTGCGGGCGGTCCACAACCAGCTCGACGGCCAGCTCGCACGTGCGGCGAAGGCCGTTCCCGGCGCGCTGCAGGCGACCTCGGAGCGGGGGCTGGCCCTCGCCGCCGACGTGGCTGCGGACGAGGCGGTGGCCGAGGCCCTCGCCACCGCGGCCCGCCAGAACGGCAAGCCGGATCAGACCCTGCTCGACCGGGTCATCGGTGCTGCGGACGCTACCGCCGAGAAGCGCGGCGAGCACGAGGTCCGCCACCTCGTCGCCGTCGCCACGGGGACCGGCGCCGCCGTCTTCCGGCAGGGCACGGGCAACGAATTCGCCGCGGAGGCTGGGGTCCCGCTGGTCAAGGAGGCCCTCGGCGGCAGCCGCGGCAGCGTGGTCACCTCCCTCGGCGACGCGGTCTACCGCCTCGCTGCAGCACCCGTCGGTGCAGGCGGCGCGCCGGTGGGCGCGGTGGCAGTCGGCTTTCCGCTGGACGACTCCTTCGCCAATGGCCTGCGCGACACCCTCGGCGCCGACGTCACCGTGATGTACGGCGGCAAGGTGGTGGCCACCAGCCTCGGCGCCGAGGAGCGTGGCCTGCTGCCCGCCGCTTCCGCCGGCGTCTCGCCCGGCGCGGGCTACGGCTTCGGCGAGCTCCCCGAGGAGACCTACTCGCTCTTCGGCCTCGTCGACCTGCCGCTCTTCGCCTCCGACTCCACCGCGGCGCGGGCCCGGCTGCTCAAGGTGCCGGGCCTCGAGGGGGCCGACGTCGTCCTCTCCACCCCCACCACCGCATCGCTCGCCCCCGTGGCGGACGGCCAGAAGACCACCGTGCTCCTCACCGGCGTGGTCCTCGTCCTCGGCCTGCTCTTCACCGGCCTCGCCCGCAACCGCGGCGGCGGCTACGAGGCGGAGGACGTCGAGGGGCTCGCCGACGTGACCGAGCGTGCCGCTGGTGGCGACGCCACCGCCCGCGCCGCGGAGTTCCTCCCCGGCGACCTCGGCAGGCTCGCCCGCGCGATCAACAAGCTGGCCGCCCGGACCCGCACGCCTGCGGTGGCGGCAGCTGCCGCTGCGCCTGCTCCCGCCGTGGAGGCCGAGGCGGCGCCTGCTGCTGCGGCGGCCCTGGCCGACCAGTTCCCCTTCGGCGGCGCGGAAGCGGCCCGGACCGAGGAGGCCGCCGAGGAGCCGGCGCAGGCCGACGCCACGGAGCCTGCGGCGCCGGCGCACGAGCCCACCCCGGGCCCCGCCGCCCTCGCCTCCGCGCCGAGCGCCGGCCCCGTCGGCGCGATCACCGCCGGTCCGAACGCGGACCCCGACTTCTTCGAGGCACCGGCGCCCCAGCGCCAGACGCTCGCCTGGGATCGGCCCAACACGGTGCAGCCCGGCACCGACGTCCTCGGCAACCCGGTGACCGCAGGCCCCGCCGCTCCTGCCGCTCGCGAGAGCGACTTCAGCGGCCTGAACGAGGCGCCGCGGCAGAGCGCCGGCCCGCAGGGCGACGCCGACGCCTTCGCCCAGGCGCTCCACCAGGCGGGCCAGTCCGCCGAGGCGCCCTTCAACCCCGACGCGACCATCGTGGCGGCGGTCCCCGAGGCACTGCTCCGTGCGACCAGCAAGGCGGCGGCGCCAGCGCGTCCCGCGGCGGCGCCGGTGGATCCCGACGAGGCCCACTTCCAGCTCGTCTACCGCGAGTTCCTCGCCACCCGCGAGCGCTGCGGCGAGACCATCGGCGGCCTGACCTGGGAGAAGTTCCTCGCCAAGCTGCAGAAGAACCGCGAGCAGCTCGTGGCGAAGTACGGCTGCCGCACCGTCCGCTTCACGGTCTACGTGAAGGACGGCAAGGCGGCGCTCAAGGCCACGCCGGTCCGCGACTGA
- a CDS encoding TPR end-of-group domain-containing protein, translated as MGAIALAALLVSLPLGCAHGPSADPGDEPVIHQRIALQDDGLVEIELLDAEGAPPRLGVRRLGRCGPAEAEGVDPATAREVAAAVRKGTPLEAALPGALAGEAPPWRPTLLVGAYRLETRTAADRYGSHLQVVLVGKGDDAVEVARTGEGVEVMLAPAGEGAALLGIEGPGTRRDVRVIDVEAAARRLHVERGERLLAAGRHEAARAEIAAASQLAPCGPDGALPWLESRVLAAQGAPAAAILDALEEAIAADPTLYRMYARTAPELAPLRDEPRFVELTRPRPLSR; from the coding sequence ATGGGCGCCATCGCCCTGGCGGCTCTCCTCGTTTCCCTGCCGTTGGGCTGCGCCCACGGCCCCTCGGCGGATCCCGGCGACGAGCCGGTGATCCACCAGCGGATCGCGTTGCAGGACGACGGCCTCGTGGAGATCGAGCTCCTCGACGCGGAAGGCGCGCCGCCGCGGCTCGGCGTGCGGCGCCTCGGGCGCTGCGGCCCGGCGGAGGCGGAAGGCGTCGATCCCGCTACGGCCCGCGAGGTCGCAGCGGCAGTGCGGAAGGGCACGCCCCTCGAGGCGGCGCTGCCCGGGGCGCTCGCTGGCGAGGCGCCGCCGTGGAGACCCACCCTCCTCGTCGGCGCCTACCGACTCGAGACGCGCACCGCCGCGGATCGCTACGGCAGCCACCTGCAGGTGGTGCTGGTGGGCAAAGGCGACGATGCGGTCGAGGTGGCGCGGACCGGCGAGGGCGTCGAGGTGATGCTGGCCCCTGCGGGCGAAGGGGCGGCGCTGCTTGGGATAGAGGGCCCCGGCACGCGCCGCGACGTGCGCGTGATCGACGTGGAGGCAGCGGCACGCAGGCTCCACGTCGAGCGCGGGGAGAGGCTCCTCGCCGCGGGAAGGCACGAGGCGGCGCGAGCGGAGATCGCGGCGGCGTCGCAGCTCGCGCCCTGCGGGCCGGATGGCGCGCTCCCCTGGCTCGAGAGCCGTGTGCTCGCGGCGCAGGGCGCTCCCGCTGCTGCGATCCTCGATGCCCTCGAGGAGGCGATCGCAGCGGATCCGACCCTCTACCGGATGTACGCCCGCACCGCGCCGGAGCTCGCCCCGCTGCGCGACGAGCCGCGCTTCGTCGAGCTCACCAGGCCGCGGCCCCTGTCGCGCTGA
- a CDS encoding DsbA family protein, which yields MRLKSFSIALLAALCVSACMREDGNAAPRADEAEQPAAAPPAGAPAAGGTMSLEQAQQALPGFPVENLPPYLRQTLVQVAQDEFVYDGSPYTLAGCLKEDKPCKRHAMRGLTVLANALAGGASATEALTAYGRYYNSFDQKNRKSIELVDAPCLGPADAKVTLVEYADYECPHCAAAAPLLHQVAEQHPDVRLCFQHFPLPTHDNAFSASQAAVYAQRQGKFWELHELIFKNQQRLSPQVIKDLVQQVGLDPQGLVQAVQKDELAPVVEKQRDQGRKLGVMGTPTVFVNGRQYALPLSPELLRFTIEDELEWQSHGGKWANE from the coding sequence ATGCGCCTGAAGTCCTTCTCGATCGCCCTCCTCGCCGCGCTCTGCGTCTCCGCCTGCATGCGGGAAGACGGCAACGCGGCCCCCCGCGCCGACGAAGCCGAGCAGCCCGCAGCAGCTCCCCCTGCCGGTGCCCCTGCAGCAGGCGGCACCATGAGCCTCGAGCAGGCACAGCAGGCACTCCCGGGCTTTCCGGTGGAGAACCTGCCGCCCTACCTGCGGCAGACCCTGGTCCAGGTGGCGCAGGACGAGTTCGTCTACGACGGATCGCCCTACACGCTCGCGGGCTGCCTCAAGGAGGACAAGCCCTGCAAGCGCCACGCGATGCGCGGGCTCACCGTGCTCGCGAACGCCCTCGCCGGTGGCGCCAGCGCCACCGAGGCCCTCACCGCCTACGGGCGCTACTACAACTCCTTCGACCAGAAGAACCGCAAGTCGATCGAGCTCGTGGACGCGCCCTGCCTCGGCCCTGCCGACGCGAAGGTGACCCTGGTCGAGTACGCCGACTACGAGTGCCCGCACTGCGCCGCGGCGGCTCCCCTGCTGCACCAGGTCGCGGAGCAGCATCCCGACGTGCGCCTCTGCTTCCAGCACTTCCCCCTGCCCACCCACGACAACGCCTTCAGCGCGTCGCAGGCAGCGGTCTACGCCCAACGCCAGGGCAAGTTCTGGGAGCTGCACGAGCTGATCTTCAAGAACCAGCAGCGCCTCTCGCCCCAGGTGATCAAGGACCTGGTCCAGCAGGTGGGCCTCGATCCGCAGGGTCTCGTCCAGGCCGTGCAGAAGGACGAGCTCGCCCCGGTGGTCGAGAAGCAGCGCGACCAGGGCAGGAAGCTGGGCGTGATGGGCACCCCCACCGTCTTCGTGAACGGCAGGCAGTACGCGCTCCCCTTGAGTCCGGAGCTGCTTCGCTTCACCATCGAGGACGAGCTCGAATGGCAGTCCCACGGCGGCAAGTGGGCCAACGAATGA
- a CDS encoding asparaginase, whose protein sequence is MALPKVLLLHTGGTLGMVGRPGPLRPSDFAEQIRERVPELWRIARLDLEIFANVDSSDMSPDLWQGLARRIHERLPKYEGIVVTHGTDTMAYTASALSLMLRGLDKPVVLTGSQRPLGEIRTDARLNLIDAVTAAARGAELPEVVICFDSRLFRGNRARKVSIAEYDAFDSPNLPPLGGLGVEVTIAPHRRRAGPLKLMDRLESRVHTIFAFPGMDPAPHLAWLESGEVRGLVLFAFGAGNFAQVGPHSLLPLFERAHERGIPVLVGSQVPRNAVALPMYESGAAALALGAVGAGDMTPETAVVKMMHALAYGRSAAGVRRILESNVAGERTPGT, encoded by the coding sequence GTGGCCCTTCCCAAGGTTCTCCTCCTCCACACCGGCGGCACCCTCGGCATGGTGGGCCGCCCCGGTCCCCTGCGCCCCTCCGATTTCGCCGAGCAGATCCGCGAACGGGTCCCCGAGCTCTGGCGGATCGCGCGGCTCGATCTCGAGATCTTCGCGAACGTCGACTCCTCCGACATGAGCCCCGATCTGTGGCAGGGGCTCGCGCGGCGGATCCACGAGCGGCTCCCGAAATACGAGGGCATCGTCGTCACCCACGGCACCGACACCATGGCCTACACCGCCTCGGCGCTCTCGCTGATGCTGCGAGGCCTGGACAAGCCGGTGGTGCTCACCGGATCGCAGCGGCCGCTCGGCGAGATCCGCACCGACGCGCGGCTCAACCTCATCGACGCGGTGACGGCGGCGGCCCGGGGGGCGGAGCTCCCCGAGGTGGTGATCTGCTTCGACTCGCGCCTCTTCCGCGGAAACCGCGCCCGCAAGGTGAGCATCGCCGAGTACGACGCCTTCGACTCGCCCAACCTGCCGCCGCTCGGTGGGCTCGGGGTGGAGGTGACCATCGCGCCGCACCGCAGGCGCGCAGGGCCCCTCAAGCTGATGGACCGGCTCGAGAGCCGGGTCCACACCATCTTCGCCTTCCCCGGCATGGATCCCGCGCCGCACCTCGCCTGGCTCGAGAGCGGCGAGGTCCGGGGCCTCGTGCTCTTCGCCTTCGGCGCCGGCAACTTCGCGCAGGTCGGTCCCCACTCGCTCCTGCCGCTCTTCGAGCGCGCCCACGAGCGCGGCATCCCGGTGCTGGTCGGATCGCAGGTCCCGCGCAACGCCGTCGCCCTGCCCATGTACGAATCGGGCGCCGCGGCCCTCGCCCTCGGCGCCGTGGGCGCAGGTGACATGACCCCCGAGACCGCGGTGGTCAAGATGATGCACGCCCTCGCCTATGGACGCAGTGCCGCAGGCGTCCGCCGCATCCTCGAGAGCAACGTCGCCGGCGAGCGCACCCCCGGCACATGA
- a CDS encoding GGDEF domain-containing protein: MLDTIAGPMEQDKTLVFRLDDIRTRQRTENAYLIVIAGKAIGKMYKLAGEEMVIGRSPDAQVFLDDDGVSRRHARIERTDEGGLRLVDMHSTNGTWFNGGRIENRDLRDGDKFQIGSTTILKFSYQDALEEQFQQQLYDSATRDGLTRIYNKRFFLDRLQQEFSYSLRHRLPLSLLIFDLDHFKQINDTLGHPVGDAVLQELAHRIGDTLRTEDIFCRYGGEEFAIIMRESPAEKAALAAERVRRLVAGAPFSHEGGSLPVTISVGVATLEAGNFSSPAALVAEADRQLYDAKQRGRNRVGARI; encoded by the coding sequence ATGCTCGATACAATCGCGGGACCCATGGAACAGGACAAGACCCTCGTCTTCCGGCTCGACGACATCCGCACCCGCCAGCGGACGGAGAACGCTTATCTCATCGTGATCGCCGGTAAGGCGATCGGGAAGATGTACAAGCTCGCCGGCGAGGAGATGGTCATCGGTCGCAGCCCCGACGCGCAGGTCTTCCTCGACGACGACGGCGTCTCGCGGCGCCACGCGCGGATCGAGCGGACCGACGAAGGGGGCCTGCGCCTGGTGGACATGCACTCCACCAACGGCACCTGGTTCAACGGCGGGCGGATCGAGAACCGCGACCTCCGGGATGGCGACAAATTCCAGATCGGCTCCACGACCATCCTCAAGTTCAGCTACCAGGACGCCCTCGAGGAGCAGTTCCAGCAGCAGCTCTACGACTCCGCCACCCGCGACGGGCTCACCCGGATCTACAACAAGCGCTTCTTCCTCGACCGGCTGCAGCAGGAGTTCAGCTATTCGCTGCGCCACCGCCTGCCGCTCTCGCTGCTGATCTTCGATCTCGATCATTTCAAGCAGATCAACGACACGCTGGGCCACCCGGTGGGCGACGCGGTGCTGCAGGAGCTCGCGCACCGGATCGGCGACACGCTGCGGACCGAGGACATCTTCTGCCGGTACGGCGGTGAGGAATTCGCGATCATCATGCGCGAATCGCCAGCGGAGAAGGCGGCGCTCGCCGCCGAGCGCGTGCGCCGGCTGGTGGCCGGCGCGCCGTTCAGCCACGAGGGCGGCAGCCTCCCGGTGACCATCTCCGTCGGCGTGGCGACGCTGGAGGCGGGCAATTTCTCCAGCCCCGCCGCGCTGGTGGCGGAGGCCGATCGCCAGCTCTACGACGCCAAGCAGCGCGGCAGGAACCGGGTCGGCGCCCGCATCTGA